The proteins below come from a single Dethiosulfovibrio peptidovorans genomic window:
- a CDS encoding xanthine permease, whose amino-acid sequence MTHLTYGVEDRPRFPVLILAGAQHVLTLFGATTLVPLIFGPALRMSPVQIGFFISAVYLAMGLATLIQTSTLGSGLPIVQGSSFSFIPPIMTIIGAYGAQGADVCLQYVGGALILGGVMMAAMGYAGLVGKVRRFITPVTVGPTIMAIGFSLAPVAVEMNAAHYWPVSLAVVILIFLFSLGMKNRYINIFSILSSVVLVYLLCLVLSVSGIFETGHPAFIDFSSVKEARWFQFTGLMPWGSPKFSIIAFGAILAGFFAVFIESLGDYYNVSHACGLDDPTEETLNKGIGAEGIGCAVGGFCGAVACTSYTENIGLIGLTGVASRWVVRVGAIILIIMSCIGKLGALVATIPTPIIGGCYIALFGIIGALGIQALSRADMGSQRNVMIVGFAFLMALGLPGWVEGQKEMFFSLGIAGQVLWAVGKTAMAVAGISAGILDNLIPGTDHERGIHRKKETR is encoded by the coding sequence ACACGTTCTGACTCTTTTTGGGGCCACCACGCTGGTTCCCCTGATTTTTGGTCCCGCCCTGAGGATGTCACCCGTGCAGATCGGTTTTTTCATCAGTGCGGTATATTTGGCCATGGGACTGGCGACTCTCATCCAGACAAGTACGTTAGGATCGGGGCTGCCCATCGTTCAGGGGTCCAGCTTCAGTTTTATTCCTCCTATCATGACTATTATAGGCGCATATGGGGCTCAGGGGGCCGATGTCTGTCTTCAGTATGTCGGAGGCGCTTTGATTCTGGGAGGGGTTATGATGGCTGCCATGGGATATGCCGGATTGGTCGGAAAGGTTCGGAGGTTCATCACTCCGGTCACGGTCGGCCCGACGATCATGGCTATCGGTTTTTCATTGGCCCCGGTTGCTGTGGAGATGAACGCTGCCCATTATTGGCCGGTCTCCTTGGCTGTCGTGATCCTGATCTTTCTTTTCAGCCTTGGGATGAAAAATCGCTACATCAACATCTTTTCAATTCTCTCCAGCGTTGTGCTCGTCTACCTTCTGTGCCTTGTACTCAGCGTTTCAGGTATCTTCGAGACTGGACATCCGGCATTTATCGATTTTTCAAGCGTCAAAGAGGCCCGGTGGTTTCAGTTTACTGGTCTCATGCCCTGGGGGTCCCCGAAGTTCAGCATCATAGCTTTCGGCGCTATTTTGGCCGGATTTTTCGCCGTATTCATCGAAAGTCTGGGTGACTATTACAACGTGAGCCACGCATGTGGCCTCGACGATCCCACTGAGGAAACCCTGAACAAGGGCATAGGAGCCGAGGGTATCGGATGCGCTGTCGGTGGTTTTTGCGGAGCTGTTGCCTGCACATCCTACACTGAGAATATCGGACTTATCGGTCTGACCGGCGTGGCGTCCCGGTGGGTTGTTCGTGTCGGCGCGATCATCCTCATCATCATGAGCTGCATCGGCAAGTTGGGAGCTCTTGTGGCGACGATCCCTACGCCCATCATCGGAGGTTGCTACATCGCTCTTTTCGGCATCATCGGGGCTCTGGGAATCCAGGCCTTGAGCCGTGCCGATATGGGCTCTCAACGAAACGTCATGATCGTGGGTTTTGCCTTTCTCATGGCTCTGGGGCTTCCGGGGTGGGTTGAGGGCCAGAAGGAGATGTTCTTCTCTCTGGGGATAGCCGGCCAGGTTCTCTGGGCTGTGGGAAAGACTGCCATGGCGGTTGCGGGAATATCGGCGGGAATCCTGGACAACCTCATACCGGGCACCGACCACGAACGGGGGATCCACAGAAAAAAAGAAACTCGTTGA
- a CDS encoding ferritin: MALSKKMEEAMNDQINAEFFSAYLYQSMSSWLDSVDLPGMAKWMSVQAKEEMEHGMLFYNHVLERGGRVILKAIEAPKAEWESPLDAFTEALEHERYISRRIDDLTNLAMEEKDHASRIMLNDLVTEQVEEEDNAVRNVAKLKMLKGSARALYMLDRELGNRE; encoded by the coding sequence ATGGCATTGAGCAAAAAAATGGAAGAGGCTATGAACGATCAGATCAACGCCGAATTTTTCTCGGCGTATCTCTATCAGTCCATGTCGTCCTGGCTTGATTCTGTGGATCTGCCCGGCATGGCCAAGTGGATGAGTGTTCAGGCAAAAGAGGAAATGGAACATGGCATGCTCTTTTACAATCACGTTCTGGAGCGTGGCGGTCGGGTTATCCTCAAGGCGATAGAGGCTCCTAAAGCTGAGTGGGAGTCGCCCCTTGACGCTTTTACTGAGGCCCTGGAGCACGAGAGATATATCTCTCGACGGATTGACGATCTTACGAACCTCGCCATGGAAGAGAAGGACCACGCCAGTCGGATCATGCTCAACGACCTGGTGACCGAGCAGGTTGAGGAAGAAGATAACGCTGTTCGTAACGTAGCAAAACTCAAGATGCTTAAGGGGAGTGCACGTGCCCTGTACATGCTGGACAGAGAATTAGGGAATCGGGAATAG